The Gillisia sp. Hel_I_86 genome has a segment encoding these proteins:
- a CDS encoding LamG-like jellyroll fold domain-containing protein, which translates to MKNIDKIFIGLFSILLMFSSCSDGIDPITAVDSGPDQGAPEVTIIAPAEGNTIKVLDEISSINIKFKVVDDIEVATIEILVDGNMIASMSEFKDYRIVNDEVVFNNITNGEHTVTVKATDIEGNVTTKTVNFSKEPPYTPKFENEFLYMPFDGDYVDLITLKSSDVTGNLDFAGEAFLGSNSYTGSPDSYLTFPFDGSVGTEFTASFWYNVSGDPDRAGILVAGDDEDRMQGFRLFREGNADEQRIKLNVGTGSAEIWNDGGTLDPNTNEWVHIAFTITTQETIIYINGMPMNTGNMGGMAIDWTGVEKLTIGSGGETFSYWGHKYDSSSLDELRMFDAALSQEEIQALINASSETLKISFDGSYQDDISNREITVVGTPDFAGDSAEGSNAYAGALDSYLTLPSEGLLSQNFSATFWYKVNASPDRAGIIVIGPEDPENTDSQNNRTSGFRLFREGNAEEQRIKLNVGTGESDSWNDGGVINVNAGEWVHVAFTISETETAIYLNGDLANTGTLASPIDWTGTDLVSIMSGAPRFTEWGHLSDTSFMDELSFYNKVLTEAEIEALMAL; encoded by the coding sequence ATGAAAAACATAGATAAAATTTTTATAGGATTGTTTTCTATATTACTGATGTTTTCTTCATGTAGTGATGGAATTGACCCAATAACAGCAGTAGATTCAGGGCCCGATCAAGGCGCTCCTGAGGTTACTATTATCGCTCCGGCAGAAGGAAATACTATCAAGGTGTTAGATGAAATTTCCAGTATAAACATTAAATTCAAAGTAGTTGATGATATTGAAGTTGCTACTATTGAAATATTGGTAGACGGTAATATGATCGCTTCCATGAGTGAATTCAAAGACTACCGCATTGTCAACGATGAGGTGGTCTTTAATAACATAACCAATGGGGAACATACCGTAACGGTTAAAGCAACTGATATTGAAGGGAATGTTACTACAAAAACTGTGAATTTCAGTAAAGAACCACCTTATACCCCCAAATTTGAAAACGAGTTTTTGTATATGCCTTTTGATGGGGATTATGTGGATCTTATAACCTTGAAGAGTTCTGATGTTACCGGGAATCTTGATTTTGCCGGAGAAGCTTTTCTTGGTTCAAATTCTTATACGGGTTCACCGGATTCTTATCTAACTTTTCCCTTTGACGGATCTGTAGGGACAGAATTCACCGCCTCTTTCTGGTACAATGTAAGCGGAGATCCTGATCGTGCAGGTATTTTAGTCGCCGGAGACGATGAGGACCGTATGCAGGGATTCAGGCTTTTCCGAGAAGGGAATGCAGACGAGCAGCGAATAAAATTAAATGTGGGGACTGGTAGTGCCGAGATATGGAATGATGGAGGGACTTTAGATCCAAATACCAATGAGTGGGTTCATATAGCCTTTACGATAACAACTCAGGAAACCATTATTTATATAAATGGAATGCCTATGAATACTGGAAATATGGGTGGAATGGCTATTGACTGGACTGGTGTCGAAAAGTTAACCATTGGTTCCGGAGGTGAAACTTTTAGCTACTGGGGCCACAAATATGATTCAAGTTCCCTGGATGAATTGAGAATGTTTGATGCAGCCCTTTCCCAGGAAGAAATTCAGGCACTTATTAATGCATCTTCTGAAACTCTCAAAATTTCTTTTGATGGTTCTTATCAAGACGATATTTCAAATCGTGAAATTACCGTGGTAGGAACTCCAGACTTTGCCGGTGATTCAGCTGAAGGAAGCAATGCTTATGCCGGGGCGTTAGATTCTTATTTAACCTTACCAAGTGAGGGTTTGTTGAGCCAAAATTTCAGTGCGACATTCTGGTATAAGGTAAATGCAAGTCCAGATCGTGCGGGTATTATTGTAATTGGCCCTGAAGACCCGGAAAATACTGACTCTCAGAACAATCGCACTAGTGGTTTTAGGCTTTTCCGCGAAGGTAATGCAGAAGAACAAAGAATTAAACTGAATGTTGGAACTGGTGAAAGTGACAGTTGGAATGATGGAGGGGTGATTAATGTGAACGCTGGAGAGTGGGTCCATGTGGCATTTACAATTTCTGAAACCGAAACGGCAATTTATCTTAATGGTGATTTGGCTAATACTGGTACATTAGCCTCACCCATAGATTGGACAGGGACAGATTTAGTTAGCATTATGTCTGGCGCCCCTCGTTTTACTGAATGGGGACACCTATCTGATACCAGTTTTATGGATGAACTTTCTTTTTACAATAAAGTACTTACTGAAGCTGAAATTGAAGCCCTTATGGCGCTATAA